A segment of the Actinomycetota bacterium genome:
CCGGTGACCGCGGAGACCTCGAAGTACGTGAGGCCGTGCTCGTCGGCGTAGGCGCGCAGCGCCGCCGAGCGCTCGGCCGCGCCCTCCACGTCGCACTTGTTGCCGACGAGGATGCGCGGACGCTCGGCGAGCTCGTCGGCGTGCGAGGCGAGCTCGCGATCGATCACCGCGACGTCCGCGAGCGCGTCGCGCTGTTCGTAGCCGCCCGACAGGTCGACGACGTGCAGGATGAGCGCGGTGCGCTCGATGTGGCGCAGGAACGCGTGTCCGAGCCCGGCGCCTTCCGACGCGCCCTCGATCAGGCCCGGGACATCGGCGACGACGAAGCTGCGGGCGCCCGCCTTCACAACGCCGAGGTTGGGCACGAGCGTCGTGAACGGGTAGTCGGCGATCTTGGGCCGGGCGGCCGACATGCGGGCGATCAGCGAGCTCTTGCCCACACTCGGCATGCCGACGAGCGCCGCGTCGGCAAGCAGCTTGAGCTCGAGGTCGATGACGAGCGGCTCGGTCGGCTCGCCGAGCTCCGAGAACGCCGGCGCTCGCCGCGTGGGCGTGACGAAGTGCCGGTTGCCGCGGCCTCCTCGGCCGCCGCGCGCCACCACCACGCTGTCACCCGCGCGCACCAGGTCCGCGATCGTCTCGCCGGACTCGGCCTCGCGCACCACCGTGCCCGCGGGCACGCGCAGCACGACGTCCTCACCGCGGGCGCCGTCGCGCGCCGAGCCCTTGCCGTGCGTGCCGCGGCCCGCCTTGAAGTGCCGCTTGTAGTGGAAGTCGAGCAACGTGGACAGGCCCGCGTCGGCCTGCACGACCACGTCACCGCCGGGCCCGCCGTCGCCGCCGTCCGGCCCGCCCTTGGGGACGTGCGACTCGCGGCGGAACGCGGTGCAGCCGGCCCCGCCGGAGCCCGCCTGCACGGTTATTCGCGCTTCGTCTACGAACACCTGCGGGTCACCTGCGTCCTCAGTCGTCCTCCGAACGAAGAAGCCCCCGTACCGCGCGCGGCCGGAGGCTTCTCTCGTATCGGCTCGGTCCGGCCGGGTGAGACGGCTCTCCGTCTAGCCCTGCACCGGCCGGATGTGGACCTTGCGCTTGGCTCCGTGGGTGAACTCGACGGTGCCCGCGGTCATCGCGAACAGCGTGTCGTCGCCGCCGCGGCCGACGTTGTCGCCGGGATGGATGCGCGTGCCGCGCTGGCGCACCAGGATGGTGCCTCCGGTGACGGCCTGCCCGGCGAAACGCTTCACGCCGAGGCGCTTGGACTGGGAGTCGCGACCGTTGCGGGTCGACCCCATGCCTTTCTTGTGTGCCATCTGACTATCGCCTGCCTTGGTCTGTCGGTGAGCCGCCGAGCCCTACTCGGCCGGCTCGGCCTTCTTGCGGGGAGCGCGCTTCGGCTTCTCGGCCTCGGCGGGAGCGTCGGTGTCAGCCGCGGCCGGAGCGGCCTCGGCCTTGGGCTTCGCGGGGGCCCTGCGCGCGGCCGGCTTCTTCGGCGCGGCGGGCGCCTCGGCGGCCGCGGGGGCGGCCTCGGCCTTGGGCTTCGCGGGGGCCTTCGGCTTCGCAGGCGCCTTGGGCGCTGCCGGCTTCTTCGGGGCGGCCGGCTTCTCGGCGGGCGCCTCGGCCTTCGCGGGCTTGGCCTTGGCGGCCTTCTTCGCATCGCCGCCCACGGCGAGGATCTCGGTCACCTTCAGGCGGGTCTGCTGCTGCCGATGGCCCTTGGTGCGCTTGTAGCCCTTGCGCTTCTTGAACTTGAACACGATGACCTTCGCGGCCTTGAAGTGCTCGATGACCTCGGCCTTCACGGTCGCGGCGGCCAGCTTCGCGGGATCGACGACGATCTCGTCGCCGTCCGCGAGGAAGACGACGTCGAGGTCCACCACGGCGCCGGGCTCCGCGTCGAGCTTCTCGACGACGATGACCGTGCCTGATTCGACCTTGAGCTGCTTCCCGCCGG
Coding sequences within it:
- the obgE gene encoding GTPase ObgE; amino-acid sequence: MFVDEARITVQAGSGGAGCTAFRRESHVPKGGPDGGDGGPGGDVVVQADAGLSTLLDFHYKRHFKAGRGTHGKGSARDGARGEDVVLRVPAGTVVREAESGETIADLVRAGDSVVVARGGRGGRGNRHFVTPTRRAPAFSELGEPTEPLVIDLELKLLADAALVGMPSVGKSSLIARMSAARPKIADYPFTTLVPNLGVVKAGARSFVVADVPGLIEGASEGAGLGHAFLRHIERTALILHVVDLSGGYEQRDALADVAVIDRELASHADELAERPRILVGNKCDVEGAAERSAALRAYADEHGLTYFEVSAVTGEGLDALTLAVGELVHELREAAVEPEPVHERVYAPRVREESRFSVRRFGDGWVVEGDTVERWVIMTENDNVEALAYLQRRLARAGVERALEDAGAGDGDPVTIAGRTFEFCAGIVPEDGEEY
- a CDS encoding 50S ribosomal protein L27; protein product: MAHKKGMGSTRNGRDSQSKRLGVKRFAGQAVTGGTILVRQRGTRIHPGDNVGRGGDDTLFAMTAGTVEFTHGAKRKVHIRPVQG
- the rplU gene encoding 50S ribosomal protein L21, with protein sequence MYAIVSTGGKQLKVESGTVIVVEKLDAEPGAVVDLDVVFLADGDEIVVDPAKLAAATVKAEVIEHFKAAKVIVFKFKKRKGYKRTKGHRQQQTRLKVTEILAVGGDAKKAAKAKPAKAEAPAEKPAAPKKPAAPKAPAKPKAPAKPKAEAAPAAAEAPAAPKKPAARRAPAKPKAEAAPAAADTDAPAEAEKPKRAPRKKAEPAE